From bacterium, a single genomic window includes:
- a CDS encoding LLM class F420-dependent oxidoreductase — translation MKRENEGMHLGVVFPQTEIGTDPVLIRDFAQAAESLGYHHLLVYDHVLGANTATRPSWRGPYTLKHTFHEPFVLFGHLAASTRRIELVIGVLILPQRQTALVAKQAAAVDVLSGGRLRMGIGVGWNEVEYEALGADFRTRGARIEEQITVLRALWTQESVTFHGRWHRISDAGINPLPVQRPIPLWMGGEADMVLHRAARVADGWMSSRGFQALPDRPAGSSREEQVGRLRAHLAAGRRDAASLGIEGRIAFRQSGPDEWRRDIERWRKLGATHLSVDTMRSGLSTPHAHIDAIRRFHEAVAT, via the coding sequence GTGAAACGCGAAAACGAGGGCATGCATCTGGGCGTCGTTTTTCCCCAAACGGAGATCGGCACCGATCCCGTGCTGATTCGCGACTTCGCCCAGGCTGCCGAGTCATTGGGTTACCATCATCTACTCGTCTACGATCATGTGTTGGGTGCCAATACGGCGACTCGTCCTTCGTGGCGGGGCCCCTACACCCTTAAACACACGTTCCACGAGCCATTCGTGCTATTCGGCCACCTCGCCGCGTCCACCCGCCGGATCGAGCTGGTGATTGGAGTCTTGATTCTCCCCCAACGCCAAACGGCACTTGTGGCAAAGCAGGCCGCTGCGGTCGACGTTTTGAGTGGGGGGCGGCTACGGATGGGCATTGGTGTGGGGTGGAACGAGGTCGAATACGAGGCTCTCGGGGCGGACTTTCGCACGCGCGGGGCACGGATCGAGGAACAGATCACGGTTCTCCGGGCATTGTGGACCCAGGAGTCCGTGACGTTTCACGGGCGGTGGCACCGCATCTCAGACGCCGGCATCAATCCGCTGCCCGTTCAGCGCCCCATCCCCTTGTGGATGGGGGGTGAGGCAGATATGGTCCTGCACCGTGCGGCGCGCGTGGCCGATGGGTGGATGTCGAGCCGAGGCTTTCAGGCGCTCCCCGACCGACCGGCGGGTTCAAGCAGAGAGGAGCAGGTGGGGCGTCTCCGTGCGCACCTGGCAGCGGGACGCCGCGACGCGGCGAGTCTGGGGATCGAAGGTCGCATTGCATTTCGGCAGAGCGGACCGGATGAGTGGCGTCGGGATATCGAGCGGTGGCGGAAACTGGGTGCTACCCATCTCAGTGTCGACACGATGCGCTCCGGTCTCTCGACCCCGCATGCGCATATCGACGCCATCCGGCGTTTTCATGAAGCGGTGGCGACCTGA
- a CDS encoding SRPBCC domain-containing protein, translated as MRRTEISVTSALSLPSADATGTNATASHAPPRPLALLSTILVLTMFPALTAQHQVQAEVEINAPPELVWQILTDLAGYTIWNPYVYPATGEIRTGAQLDITLHSGTGVIEFQPTVVTVQPNHILRWRGQTFTGGLFDRDQTFTLEPLGADRSRLIAQETFTGLLTSLSGNVQGDAQRGLEEMSRALRDRAEIMRLTVGARK; from the coding sequence ATGCGGCGGACGGAGATCAGCGTCACCTCGGCCTTGAGCCTCCCATCAGCCGATGCCACTGGCACCAACGCGACCGCGTCGCACGCGCCACCGCGCCCACTTGCGCTCCTCTCGACCATTCTCGTCCTGACGATGTTCCCGGCCTTGACCGCCCAGCACCAGGTGCAGGCGGAGGTCGAGATCAACGCCCCCCCCGAGCTTGTCTGGCAGATTCTCACCGATCTTGCCGGGTACACGATTTGGAATCCCTACGTCTATCCGGCCACGGGGGAGATTCGCACGGGAGCACAATTAGATATCACTTTGCACTCCGGAACGGGCGTGATTGAATTCCAACCGACGGTAGTGACTGTCCAACCGAATCACATCTTGCGCTGGCGTGGGCAGACCTTCACGGGTGGCCTCTTCGACCGCGACCAGACCTTCACCCTTGAGCCACTCGGTGCAGACCGATCCCGCCTGATCGCCCAGGAAACCTTTACGGGCTTGCTTACCTCTCTCTCAGGCAACGTGCAGGGCGACGCGCAGCGCGGTTTGGAAGAAATGAGTCGCGCGCTCCGAGACCGTGCCGAGATCATGCGGCTCACGGTTGGGGCTCGGAAATAA
- a CDS encoding MFS transporter, translating to MVESDSQTAPGADAAAVPTASGRDAVDPGSLLWLNNALQFLSNGAWYVAAPFIPLYLTSQGASVIIVGGVVSISGVIPLLISIHAGALVDERGPIMVAKGSVILFALAGMILTAWHSVWAVAGAYMLMGIANIGFAVAPQAIVAAASNPGTRVRNYGYYSLWNSAGAVVGPVIGGYIAGRFGYAAAFAVVWILMLPAFAVAGSMRVISTVPAHIVSLATAHTLARTIIGRRGVAGILFISFMVGCGQTLQQSFYPLYLHTVGLSATLIGIVIAAVSLSSMLVRSMLSRGVAMFGYGSLLVGATALAAVSLGVTPLLRHFWPLMLASALMGASLGFTQPLTMSLMVESVPPELWGVAFGIRQSVQRLAAILSPIVFGLVITVSRIESAFTLGALTLGGAVPIMANVTKHMRRPRAG from the coding sequence ATGGTTGAGTCAGATTCCCAAACGGCGCCGGGGGCTGACGCCGCGGCGGTCCCGACTGCTTCAGGCCGGGACGCCGTGGATCCGGGATCGCTCCTCTGGCTCAATAACGCGTTGCAGTTCCTCTCCAACGGGGCGTGGTACGTTGCGGCGCCATTCATTCCCCTCTACCTCACCTCGCAGGGCGCATCGGTGATCATCGTGGGAGGGGTGGTCAGTATTTCCGGCGTTATCCCATTGCTGATCTCGATCCATGCGGGGGCGCTGGTGGACGAGCGCGGTCCCATCATGGTCGCGAAAGGGTCGGTGATCCTGTTCGCTCTGGCCGGTATGATCCTCACGGCATGGCACAGCGTGTGGGCAGTGGCCGGAGCGTACATGTTAATGGGAATCGCGAATATTGGGTTTGCCGTCGCGCCGCAGGCTATCGTCGCCGCCGCCAGCAATCCCGGTACACGGGTCCGAAACTACGGCTACTATTCACTTTGGAACTCCGCCGGCGCGGTGGTCGGCCCGGTCATCGGCGGGTACATCGCCGGCCGCTTCGGCTACGCGGCGGCGTTCGCGGTGGTGTGGATCTTGATGTTGCCCGCTTTCGCGGTCGCCGGGTCCATGCGCGTGATATCGACGGTCCCGGCGCACATCGTGTCCCTGGCCACGGCCCACACCCTCGCGCGTACAATCATCGGCCGGCGGGGAGTGGCCGGCATCCTGTTCATCTCGTTCATGGTGGGGTGCGGACAGACGCTGCAACAGTCCTTCTATCCGCTCTACCTGCACACAGTCGGGTTATCCGCAACCCTGATCGGGATCGTGATTGCCGCAGTCAGTCTGAGCTCGATGTTGGTCCGCTCAATGCTATCACGCGGAGTGGCGATGTTCGGCTACGGATCGCTGCTGGTCGGCGCCACGGCGCTGGCGGCAGTTTCGCTTGGAGTCACGCCGCTGTTGCGGCACTTCTGGCCGCTGATGCTAGCATCGGCGCTGATGGGCGCGAGCCTCGGCTTCACCCAACCGCTGACGATGAGCCTCATGGTGGAATCGGTCCCCCCCGAGCTCTGGGGGGTGGCCTTTGGCATCCGCCAGAGCGTGCAGCGGCTGGCCGCCATCCTCAGCCCAATCGTTTTCGGCCTGGTGATCACGGTTTCCAGAATCGAGTCGGCGTTCACCCTGGGGGCACTCACGCTGGGAGGAGCGGTGCCGATCATGGCCAACGTCACTAAGCACATGCGGCGTCCCCGGGCAGGATGA